A single window of Narcine bancroftii isolate sNarBan1 chromosome 1, sNarBan1.hap1, whole genome shotgun sequence DNA harbors:
- the LOC138735993 gene encoding zinc finger protein 16-like yields the protein MEGQMTSDMADKTLQSEACGEEGLPVDALESHPCAPPGDPPFPCSECGEGFASSDTLLQHQCVPTRGSPIPCSDCGKCFQTSKDMEGHECVPPGEGQFTCHVCGKGFSQSSDLLQHQRVHTGEKPFTCSLCAKHFSHSSSLRIHQRVHTGEKPFTCSLCGKRFSQSSNLQCHQRIHTGEKPFTCSLCGKGFTLSSALLKHQIVHTRERPFTCSLCGKGFSQSESLMRHQSVHTGEKPFTCSLCGKGFSLSSALLQHQTVHTGEKPFTCSVCGKEFSRSQYLMRHQWIHTGEKPFICSLCGKGFSLSNALMKHQWIHTGERPFTCSTCGKTFTHSSSLWAHRRFHSGEKPFTCSMCGKRFAQSSYLRDHRRIHNGERPFTCSLCGKEFSQSSNLQRHQRVHTGRQNVDHGQSASFLSSKSVT from the coding sequence ATGGAGGGTCAGATGACCAGTGATATGGCAGATAAAACTCTCCAGAGTGAAGCTTGTGGTGAGGAGGGGCTTCCTGTGGACGCATTGGAATCACATCCCTGTGCTCCCCCTGGGGACCCACCGTTCCCCTGTTCTGAGTGTGGGGAGGGATTCGCCAGCTCGGACACATTGCTGCAACACCAGTGTGTCCCCACTAGGGGGAGCCCAATCCCCTGCTCTGACTGTGGGAAGTGCTTTCAAACCTCCAAGGACATGGAGGGGCACGAGTGTGTTCCCCCTGGGGAGGGTCAGTTCACCTGCCATGTGTGCGGGAAAGGGTTCTCTCAATCCTCCGACCTGCTACAACACCAgagagttcacactggggagaaaccgttcacttGCTCTCTATGTGCGAAGCATTTCTCTCATTCCTCCAGCCTACGGATCCACCAgagggttcacactggggagaagccattcacctgctccctgtgcgggaagAGGTTCTCTCAGTCCTCCAACTTGCAGTGCCATCAGAgaattcacaccggggagaaaccattcacctgctccctgtgtgggaaggggttcactCTGTCCTCAGCCCTGCTGAAGCACCAGATAGTTCACACCAGAGAGAGACCATTCACTTGCTCCCTctgcgggaaggggttctctcagtccGAGTCCCTGATGAGGCACCAGAgtgttcacaccggggagaaaccattcacctgctctctgtgtgggaaggggttctctctgTCCTCTGCCCTGCTACAACACCAGACAGTTCACAcaggggagaaaccgttcacctgctccgtGTGTGGGAAGGAGTTCTCTCGGTCCCAATACCTGATGAGGCACCAGTggattcacaccggggagaaaccattcatctgctctctgtgtgggaaggggttctctctgTCAAATGCCCTGATGAAGCACCAGTggattcacactggggagagaccatTCACCTGCAGCACGTGTGGAAAGACATTTACCCATTCGTCTTCTCTATGGGCCCACCGGAGATTTCActctggggagaaaccattcacttgCAGCATGTGTGGAAAGAGATTCGCCCAATCCTCCTATCTGCGGGACCATCGGagaattcacaatggggagagaccgttcacctgctccctgtgtgggaaggagTTCTCTCAGTCCTCCAACTTGCAgagacaccagcgggttcacactgggagACAGAATGTTGATCATGGACAGTCGGCATCTTTTCTCTCCAGTAAGAGCGTCACGTGA